ATTATAAAATGTCAATGTGGCATTAGGATCCTCACCAATGACCAAAGTAGTCAGGTCAAAAGTAGCCATGCCATTTTCAAAACAGGAAGTCATCGGCTCTAAGAAGACAGCAGGCGTCCCAGGACTTACATTGATTTCGGCCGATACCGGCACACCGCAACTTGTTCCCGTCACTACACACTCATAAGTATGCGGAACATTCGATCCTTCTGCAGCAAACTCCGGACCGGTTACGCTGGGTACCAGCACACCGTCTACATACCAGACATAAGATTCTTCAAGCCCCGTTTGGACGACACTTACAACATATGGTGTGCCCGGGCAGATCTCTCCTGGATTTGGCGTGACGGTCATCTGTGGCATTTCATAGGACACCATAAAAAAGTTGCTGTTCGTAAAACACAGCCCGTTGGTCACTATAAATGAATAAATGCCTGGCTGTGTTGCAGTAATACTATTTTGTGTGGCTCCGGGTATCACCTCACCATCTTTGTACCATTCATACACGATGTTAAACCCTTCGGCGTCTGCAGTCAGCAGCAATGAACCGTTGGGGCAGATGATGTTATTTGATTCCGGCTGCGCTGCAATCACGGGTGGCTGAAGGATTGTTATCGTAAAACTTTGCTGCGACGAGCAGGTCCCGTTTTCGGCATATACATATAATGTAGTGCTGCTTGTAATGGCAACGCCGGGAGGTACTGTAGTACCCGTTCCGAACGGACCTGTGTAATATTGTCCGAATTGAAGCGGCGGAAGGGTATATTCGCCACACACCGTGACGTTTTCAGGCGAGGTTGGTGGTGCTGAAATGAGGTTTACGTTGAAGCTTTGCTGGCTCGAACAGAAACCATTTTCCGCATAGACATACACTACGGAACTTTGGGTAATAATTGGCTGCGTAATAGGAGCAGTATGGGCAGCGTCCCAGTAATAATCCGCCCCTGGCATCTGCAATGGAGGCAGGGCGTAAAAGTCACAGGTCGTGACATCCGGGAAAACCGGTAGTAGCGGAGTGGTGTTCCAGTTAACAGAGAACTGTGTGATGGCGTAGCTGTCATCCAAAGCACTGGTCACCCTGGCAAAAATCATCTGGCTGTTGCCGTTCGGAACAAACTGCGAAGCGTTTTGGATAAAATTAATATTATTCTCGGCGTCGGATCCGGTTAGAAAAAATCCCAGCATTACGGTCGTAGGATCCTGGTTTCCTATAATAGTCTGAACCTGTGACGTGAGATCGAAAACTTCATAATCGCATTGGTTCATATCATTTGGCTGATAAGCCTGAGCCTGCCCGAAACTATGAATACAACAAAGCAAAATAAATAGTGAAAAAAGTAATTTCTTTTTCATGCAATAAGGAATTGAGGTTAGTAAAATTGCCCCGGGTATGGGTAGTAACAGTCTTAAATCAATATACCCTACCCTTCGTTTCGATTTTTTTAAGAAATATTATCGTACAATAGTTATCTTCCTTCGGATTTCATTTCCGTTCTGATCGACAACGGTAATTTCGTGCATGCCGTCCGCAGGGGTCACCGGCATTTCATGGAAGGTTTTTGTCGTTCCGATAAAATTGCGGTCAAGATACCAGAAAATTTCTGATTCCCGTTCAGAATGCGCTACTTTAAGTATGACGGGCTGCACAATACTGTTGAAATCCTTCGTCAGGTAAATCTTCGCCGTGTTTTTCGGATAGATAAAATCCATGGTAGGGGTTTGCGCACCCGCACAGCCTTCCTTAAATGGCGGCAGCGGCCTGTAGTCGATGTGCTGGCTTTTATAATACCACTCCATCACCGGCGGCAGTACGAACCAGTTTTCTGTAACCATATTTTCGATCTGCTCACAACTCGTATTCACCCGAAATTGCCTTGTTTTATCCAAATGGACCAACTTATGATACGGACAGACTGTTGTAATCCTGCCTTTCAATGGCACCCATTGCGTGATTTGGGGACAGTCCGGTTGTGCCAGATGGCCGCTCAGCACGCATACCCGGGCTTCCTCAAGATCATTGAGCGGAGGCGAAAACCAATGCTGCCGCGGCAACAGGTTGAAGATATCAAAAAGTACCGGCGCCGCACTGGAAACGCCCGTAAGCGTCGGACGCCCCTCGCCTGACGCATTCCCAATCCATACCCCGACGACATAACGCGAATTGGTACCGATGGCCCATGCATCCCTGTTCCCGAAACTTGTGCCGGTCTTCCAGGCGATTTTCTGCGAACTGTCATAAAATTTCCAGGCTTCGTCCGCTTCAGGGCGGTTGACTTCCTCCATCGCATTGTAGGTGAGCCAGATGGCCCCAGCGCCCAATATGGTTTTCTGGAAGCTCTCTTTCCCGAAATCGGGTGAAAATCCCGAATCGTAGTTGAGCTCTGCGAATTCCTTGGTGCGGTATTTTCCCTGATGCGTGTTGAAATAATTGAGCGTGGACGTCATTCCGGCGTACGTTCGGCACAAATCCCAAAGGTTGCTTTCGGCGCCGCCGAGGATCAGCGACAACCCATAATGATCCGGCCTTTTGGAAATATCGCGAAGCCTGAAGTGCTGTAATTCCTCGTAAAATTTATTGACCCCGTAATCCTTGAGCATCAGCACCGCCGGAATGTTGAGCGAACGCGATAAGGCGCGGTGTGCCGGCACGGCGCCATCAAAAGTGAGGTTGAAGTTCTCCGGCTTATAACCCGAAATCTGTGTCGGTACATCGGCGACGAGCGTGTTTGGCAGCAGTTTGCCGTCGTCGAGCATGCCTGCGTAAAGCAAAGGCTTTAGGATGCTTCCCGTGCTTCGAGGTGCGCCGATGATGTCCACATCCTTCTGGTGCGCGGCATCGGTCGGGGCATTCCCTACATAGGAAATCACGCTGCGGTCTCTGGTATCGATAACCAATATCGCCAGGTTGTTGACGTCGTTCTGCCGGTACTGGTTGTAATAGTATTTGGCGATCTGGTTCACACGCTGCTGCAGATGCACATCAATTGTGGTCCTGACGCGCGCACCGGGCCGGGATTTCGCCACGCGCTGCAACAAATGGGGCGCGACCTGCGGAAGTGCGAACGGTTTCTGCGGAAGCGGCTCTGAAATCGCCAAGGCGTAGGTCTGCCCATCGATGACCTTTTCATTGCGGAGCTTCAGCAGCAGCCGGTCGCGCTTTTCCCTGAGCCGGAATTGGTTCTTCCCCGGATAAATCAGGCTGGGTGCGTTGGGCAACACGGCCAAAGTCGCGCTTTCAGCCCAGGAAAGTTGCTCAGAAGGCACACCGAAGTACCGCCAGGAGGCCATTTCCAATCCGACGACATTACCGCCGAAAGGCGCGTGAGCGGCATACATATCCAGGATTTCTGTTTTGGAACAACGCCATTCAAGCCTTGTCGAGAGAATCAATTCAACCGCCTTTTCAAAATACGTGCGCTTTTTGTTTTTCCGCGAAAGCCGGACGACCTGCTGCGTCAGGGTACTGCCCCCGCGCACCACTTTACCGGCCTTACGGTTCTGGACAAATGCCTTGTACATTGAGACGGGGTTGAATCCGGGATGGTAATAGAACTTTTCGTCTTCAAAATACACTACGCATTTCCTGAACTTCTCTGGAACCGAATCCTGCGCCGGAAAACGCCATTGCCCGTCGGCAGCGATTTTAGCGCCAAGCAATTCTCCTTCGGCGCTTTCGATGACAGTAGCATACGGTGCGCTGAACAGCGTCTGCGGAAGCGAAAAATAATACCAAACAACCAACACCAGCGCTATACCCGACCTGATCCGGTTGCGCCGGACCCAGGCAGCCCGGGCCCTCATAAAGCGGATGATTTTTTCCTTCATCTATTTCACCACTTCGACCCAAGAACCTTTTGTACGGGCCATGAAAGTATTGTCATACATGGCTTCACACTGCAATCCGGGCAGGTAATACACCCCAAGGTAAGATGCGTTGAGCAGGATCCGGAATGTCCTGGTCTCGTTGGCCTTGAGCCCAAAATAGAAATTCGTCCTGTCGTCGCGGATATCAGTATAATCCGCGGGATTCGAAGTAGCGTCGCCGAAATCGGTGAAGCGCGTATTGACAATCTCAAAACCTGAAGGGATGATTTGCGACAATGCCACATTGGCTACGTATTCATTGCGCCTGTTCGTAACCGTAACCTCCGCAATGAATTCGGTTCCCTGTGCGATTTTCGTGATGTTAACGACCGCGCCTTTACGGCCTTTGAATACCATAGCTGCCGTGACATCGTGCTGCTCCGCAAGTTCCCTGCCTACCGGGAGGATGCCGGAATTGAGGACGCGAACAAACAAGGTGTTGCTCTTGTTGTTCTTTATACTGATGCCGTTGGCACCCATTTTTACTGCGAGTTTTCGGTTTGCAATCGCCTTGGAGGTTTTTACAGTTTGTGATTTTCCGTCCTGCGTAATGACGATGTCCATGCCGCTTCCACCGTTCGCGGCCGCAAATTTAGACATGGCATAGAGGCCGTAAGCAGTGGTCTGCGTACTCATCCATTGTGGCGCTGAAAGGTTCTTAGCCAGTTTTGTGGCCATGACAAACGCTTTCTCCTTCTGCCCCAACAATACCAACGTTTCCAATGCCATCGCCCGGTTGCGTTCCGCCGACCCATAATAATAATAGCGGTATGGAC
The nucleotide sequence above comes from Flavobacterium magnum. Encoded proteins:
- the pbpC gene encoding penicillin-binding protein 1C; this translates as MKEKIIRFMRARAAWVRRNRIRSGIALVLVVWYYFSLPQTLFSAPYATVIESAEGELLGAKIAADGQWRFPAQDSVPEKFRKCVVYFEDEKFYYHPGFNPVSMYKAFVQNRKAGKVVRGGSTLTQQVVRLSRKNKKRTYFEKAVELILSTRLEWRCSKTEILDMYAAHAPFGGNVVGLEMASWRYFGVPSEQLSWAESATLAVLPNAPSLIYPGKNQFRLREKRDRLLLKLRNEKVIDGQTYALAISEPLPQKPFALPQVAPHLLQRVAKSRPGARVRTTIDVHLQQRVNQIAKYYYNQYRQNDVNNLAILVIDTRDRSVISYVGNAPTDAAHQKDVDIIGAPRSTGSILKPLLYAGMLDDGKLLPNTLVADVPTQISGYKPENFNLTFDGAVPAHRALSRSLNIPAVLMLKDYGVNKFYEELQHFRLRDISKRPDHYGLSLILGGAESNLWDLCRTYAGMTSTLNYFNTHQGKYRTKEFAELNYDSGFSPDFGKESFQKTILGAGAIWLTYNAMEEVNRPEADEAWKFYDSSQKIAWKTGTSFGNRDAWAIGTNSRYVVGVWIGNASGEGRPTLTGVSSAAPVLFDIFNLLPRQHWFSPPLNDLEEARVCVLSGHLAQPDCPQITQWVPLKGRITTVCPYHKLVHLDKTRQFRVNTSCEQIENMVTENWFVLPPVMEWYYKSQHIDYRPLPPFKEGCAGAQTPTMDFIYPKNTAKIYLTKDFNSIVQPVILKVAHSERESEIFWYLDRNFIGTTKTFHEMPVTPADGMHEITVVDQNGNEIRRKITIVR